The sequence GATATTGATTGTTCCAATAAGAATAAGTAATGCACCAATTTCTTTTTCACTGTAATGCTTCTGCAATTCTTGATACGTTTCATCACTGACCCCACCTTGATGAATCAGTGTAACTTCTTTCGTAAATGCAAGCACCGCACGCTCTTCTGCTGTATAAAATGATGCTTCTTCCCATGCAATCAATCCGAGGATTCTTTGCAACTTCTCTCCTTACTATTTTCTCCTCATTTCTGCTAGTCAATTCCTTAACATATACAACTAGATATTATTATAATTCTTATTAACAATTGAGACAATCCAGATTTATTTCTATGCTTTTTTAGTCAAAAAAACTGTTCTCTCCATTAAATTGAATGAAGAAAACAGTGTACAGTTTTATAAAATTAGAATGCTGCAATTTCTGTTAATGTCGGCATGCCGGTTTGTGCACCTAATTTAGTTACAGAAAGTGTCGCACCTTTTCCAGAA is a genomic window of Enterococcus haemoperoxidus ATCC BAA-382 containing:
- a CDS encoding carboxymuconolactone decarboxylase family protein produces the protein MQRILGLIAWEEASFYTAEERAVLAFTKEVTLIHQGGVSDETYQELQKHYSEKEIGALLILIGTINIYNRIGVTTLLQPKMD